One segment of Shewanella piezotolerans WP3 DNA contains the following:
- a CDS encoding M24 family metallopeptidase: MTIGVGGSTAEQELAKLTDMTQGAASISRDEYSARIANAQSIMQAEGIAAIYVNAGTNLYYFTGTRWYASERMVGAIIPASGAVEYIAPAFEVDTLNGYMTIEGKVNTWQEDESPYALFGDVLAQMGINSGDIGIDESAAFFIFDGVRQAHPQFNYVNAKPATAGCRMIKSATELSLLQRAKDMTLEVHKAVARILREGITTTEVEAFINAAHIKVGIPAGSYFCIVLFGEDSAYPHGVKSPKALELNDTVLIDTGCQLFGYNSDITRTYVYGEPSARQRELWQCEQDAQIAAFEAAQLGASCASVDRAARDVLEAKGFGPGYDVPGLPHRTGHGIGLDIHEWPYLVLNDQTPLAAGMCFSNEPMLCVPGEFGVRHEDHFYMTDQGPVWFTKPAHSIDDPFGYQA; the protein is encoded by the coding sequence ATGACTATAGGTGTAGGCGGTTCTACCGCAGAACAAGAGCTAGCAAAGCTCACAGACATGACTCAAGGCGCAGCGTCAATTAGCCGTGATGAATACTCAGCACGCATCGCAAACGCACAGTCAATAATGCAGGCTGAAGGAATTGCCGCTATTTATGTCAATGCTGGCACCAACCTATACTATTTTACTGGAACACGATGGTATGCCAGCGAGCGTATGGTAGGAGCGATTATCCCTGCTAGTGGCGCTGTTGAATACATCGCGCCCGCATTTGAAGTTGATACCCTAAATGGTTACATGACGATTGAAGGTAAGGTAAACACTTGGCAAGAAGATGAAAGCCCTTACGCACTATTTGGTGATGTATTGGCTCAAATGGGCATCAACTCAGGTGATATCGGTATTGATGAGTCTGCAGCATTCTTTATTTTTGATGGTGTTCGTCAAGCGCACCCACAGTTCAACTATGTTAATGCCAAACCTGCAACAGCGGGTTGCCGAATGATTAAATCTGCAACAGAGCTAAGTCTATTACAACGTGCTAAAGATATGACGTTAGAGGTACACAAAGCTGTGGCGCGTATACTTCGCGAAGGTATCACCACCACTGAAGTTGAAGCTTTTATTAATGCGGCGCACATAAAGGTTGGCATCCCTGCTGGATCTTATTTCTGTATTGTGTTGTTTGGCGAAGACAGTGCCTATCCGCACGGAGTTAAATCGCCAAAAGCTCTGGAGTTAAACGACACGGTATTAATTGATACTGGTTGCCAGTTGTTTGGCTATAACTCGGATATTACTCGCACTTATGTTTATGGTGAGCCAAGTGCGCGCCAGCGTGAATTGTGGCAGTGTGAGCAAGATGCGCAAATCGCAGCTTTTGAAGCCGCGCAACTGGGGGCGAGCTGTGCAAGTGTCGATCGCGCGGCCCGTGATGTGCTAGAAGCAAAAGGTTTTGGCCCTGGTTATGATGTACCTGGTTTGCCACATCGTACTGGGCACGGAATTGGCCTAGATATTCATGAATGGCCGTATTTAGTGCTTAACGATCAGACTCCACTCGCTGCAGGAATGTGTTTTAGTAACGAGCCAATGCTATGTGTCCCTGGTGAGTTTGGTGTACGTCATGAGGACCACTTCTATATGACAGATCAAGGCCCAGTTTGGTTTACTAAGCCTGCGCATTCAATCGATGATCCGTTTGGTTATCAAGCTTAA
- a CDS encoding peroxiredoxin-like family protein encodes MLKKTLVVLSLTLSTLLFSLPIFAKPIALDELNVMPLMNGQTIPSASLKDLNGNSVDIAKLTAGKPSIIFFYRGGWCPFCNSQMGQLQAIEPQLLEMGYQLIGISPDTPEKLTASMTKQELSYTLLSDANLAASKAFGLAYFTSAKTTARYTSKMKLENKLWQTPTGESRLVLPVPAVYISDASGLVHFQYVNPNFRVRPAPELIITAAKLALK; translated from the coding sequence ATGTTAAAAAAGACCTTAGTTGTACTGTCACTTACACTATCAACGCTACTGTTTAGTTTGCCTATTTTTGCTAAACCTATCGCACTCGATGAATTGAATGTGATGCCGTTAATGAACGGACAAACTATCCCCTCTGCTTCACTAAAAGATCTTAATGGCAACAGTGTTGATATCGCCAAACTCACTGCCGGAAAACCCAGCATTATCTTTTTCTATCGTGGTGGCTGGTGCCCATTTTGCAACTCTCAAATGGGTCAGTTACAAGCAATTGAGCCACAGCTACTTGAGATGGGCTATCAACTCATAGGCATCTCTCCAGATACTCCAGAGAAGTTAACAGCATCGATGACCAAGCAAGAACTCAGTTATACCTTATTGTCAGATGCCAATTTAGCGGCCAGTAAAGCCTTTGGCCTAGCCTATTTCACCAGCGCCAAAACCACTGCTCGATACACAAGCAAAATGAAGCTTGAAAATAAGCTATGGCAAACTCCTACTGGCGAGAGCCGCCTAGTATTGCCAGTGCCAGCAGTTTATATCAGCGATGCGAGTGGTTTAGTCCATTTCCAATATGTGAACCCCAATTTTAGAGTCCGTCCTGCGCCTGAGTTAATCATTACCGCAGCAAAACTGGCACTCAAATAA
- a CDS encoding DUF1294 domain-containing protein — protein MPKADKYHQHRTTSRRLNLVSLFAIFAIIGIFILYYLAIIPLDAAVYFIAASSITFIAYALDKRAAKNQSWRIKESRLHLLALLGGWPGALLAQQALRHKSAKTSFKIILWLTILINLGLCYLLLSSFTDQIQRML, from the coding sequence ATGCCAAAAGCAGATAAATACCACCAACATCGGACAACAAGTAGGCGACTAAATCTTGTGAGTCTATTTGCCATTTTTGCGATTATCGGCATTTTCATACTGTACTATTTGGCGATAATACCACTAGATGCCGCTGTTTATTTTATAGCGGCATCTAGTATTACCTTTATCGCTTACGCACTGGATAAGCGAGCTGCAAAAAATCAAAGCTGGCGTATAAAAGAGTCTAGACTGCACCTTTTGGCACTGCTTGGTGGTTGGCCTGGAGCGTTACTGGCGCAGCAAGCATTAAGGCATAAGTCAGCTAAAACCTCATTTAAAATAATACTTTGGCTAACGATATTAATTAATCTCGGTCTGTGTTATCTACTATTGTCCTCATTTACAGATCAGATCCAGCGCATGCTATAA
- a CDS encoding ArsR/SmtB family transcription factor → MDIDVAAKALKELGHPTRLTLFRCLVKAGHAGLPVGQLQETLQIPNSTLSHHLSSLMSAGLVKQQREGRVLHCIPQFECLDGLIAFLQEECCSDEKC, encoded by the coding sequence ATGGATATTGACGTTGCCGCGAAGGCATTGAAAGAACTTGGTCACCCTACAAGGTTGACGCTATTTCGCTGCTTAGTAAAGGCGGGGCACGCAGGTTTACCTGTTGGACAACTACAAGAGACATTACAGATCCCTAACTCTACCTTGTCCCATCACCTTTCAAGCTTGATGTCTGCCGGCCTTGTTAAGCAACAAAGAGAGGGAAGAGTGTTGCACTGTATCCCTCAGTTTGAATGTTTAGACGGGTTAATTGCTTTTCTGCAAGAGGAGTGTTGCAGCGACGAGAAGTGTTAA
- a CDS encoding ROK family protein, which yields MQTLTVDISGSKALFEIETQGRIEQYKIGASDSFNIDSLNIQIAELEQDYDLNGYSLGIAVPGLVQDKQLVTCKSLPGLNGLSAGQLVTRAKQIIIANDSDAAMQALLEPKQQCELLVMCDTGIGMSIAINGKPFTGAAGIAGELGHCRVMTESGEFNLERLASGESIVARNLSSSADLYRAGSYLGMGLAWAVNLFNPSRVYLAGSMMNNLDYYKGCVDTLKQMALRAPLASAKINRVDDRETIVCRGLKVMLTS from the coding sequence GTGCAAACATTAACGGTGGACATTAGTGGTTCAAAAGCCTTATTTGAGATTGAGACCCAAGGGCGAATTGAACAATATAAGATCGGTGCCAGCGATTCGTTCAATATAGACAGTTTAAACATTCAAATTGCTGAGCTAGAGCAAGACTATGATCTTAATGGCTACTCGCTGGGGATTGCCGTTCCTGGTTTGGTGCAAGACAAGCAATTAGTCACTTGTAAGTCACTTCCGGGGCTTAATGGTTTGTCAGCAGGGCAGTTGGTGACAAGGGCAAAGCAGATCATCATTGCTAACGACAGTGATGCTGCTATGCAAGCATTGTTAGAGCCTAAGCAGCAGTGTGAACTGCTAGTAATGTGTGATACCGGGATTGGTATGTCGATCGCGATTAACGGTAAACCTTTTACTGGGGCTGCGGGGATAGCTGGAGAGCTTGGGCATTGCAGAGTGATGACGGAATCTGGCGAATTTAATTTAGAAAGGCTTGCGAGTGGCGAGTCTATTGTGGCAAGAAACCTCAGTAGCAGCGCCGATCTATATCGCGCAGGTAGCTATTTAGGCATGGGGTTAGCTTGGGCTGTTAACCTTTTTAATCCCTCTCGAGTCTATCTTGCGGGCAGCATGATGAATAACCTTGATTACTACAAAGGTTGCGTCGACACATTGAAACAGATGGCATTAAGAGCGCCGTTGGCCAGTGCAAAAATTAATCGCGTTGATGACCGTGAAACCATAGTATGTCGCGGGCTAAAGGTGATGTTAACGAGTTAA
- a CDS encoding aminopeptidase P family protein: MSNTIAARLSAIRSEMEKSNLDAFIIPRADEYLGEYVPAHNERMLWASGFTGSAGMIIVLKDSAAIFVDGRYTVQVRQQVDAELFEYLSLHDTPQAQWLTEKLSANANVGFDARLHTLSWFNNTRNTLSKAQIQLVAVKDNPIDLNWSDRPQASSEPIMAFCEQSAGRSSIEKRSTIGTAIKAAGADVAIIAALDSFCWLLNIRGKDVPRLPVVLGTALLHANGDMLLFTDTTKLPEGIQQHVGNGVSFKTEAELEAELGKLTGAKVLASPDTTNAWLQITAKNAGAELIAAADPVALPKAQKNQAELGGMKACHIRDGVAVSRFLAWLDSEVEAERLYDEGQLADKLEGFRLEDPLYQEPSFDTISAAGANAAMCHYNHNDGTPAQMSMNSIYLVDSGAQYLDGTTDVTRTIAIGEVTDEQRKMVTLVLKGHIAIDQAKFPLGTSGQQLDSFARQYLWQHGFDFDHGTGHGVGHYLSVHEGPQGIAKNRSAIALLPGMVLSNEPGYYRANEFGIRLENLVAVRPSVTLANSEREMLEFEALTFIPMDARLIDKSLLTSAEIEWFNQYHQQVREKLTPHMQGTELAWLNKVTAAI, translated from the coding sequence ATGTCAAATACTATTGCCGCACGGTTAAGTGCTATTCGAAGTGAGATGGAAAAATCTAATCTCGATGCTTTTATCATTCCACGTGCAGATGAGTATTTGGGGGAATATGTCCCAGCCCATAATGAGCGCATGTTGTGGGCTAGTGGTTTCACCGGCTCTGCTGGCATGATCATAGTTCTAAAAGACTCCGCAGCTATATTTGTCGATGGTCGTTACACGGTGCAGGTTCGTCAACAAGTTGATGCAGAGTTATTTGAATATTTAAGCTTGCACGACACCCCGCAAGCCCAATGGCTGACAGAGAAACTCAGTGCCAACGCTAATGTAGGCTTTGACGCAAGACTGCACACCCTTTCTTGGTTCAACAATACTCGTAATACATTAAGCAAGGCCCAGATACAGTTAGTTGCCGTTAAAGACAATCCAATCGATCTTAACTGGAGCGATAGACCACAAGCATCAAGCGAACCTATCATGGCCTTCTGTGAACAAAGTGCCGGCCGCAGCAGCATAGAGAAGCGCAGCACAATAGGCACAGCAATAAAGGCCGCAGGCGCTGATGTGGCGATTATCGCAGCACTCGATTCATTCTGTTGGCTACTCAATATTCGTGGTAAAGATGTGCCACGTTTGCCTGTCGTTTTAGGTACAGCCTTGCTTCATGCCAACGGCGATATGCTGCTATTTACTGACACTACAAAGCTGCCTGAGGGCATACAGCAGCATGTCGGTAACGGCGTTAGTTTTAAAACCGAAGCAGAACTTGAAGCGGAGCTGGGTAAGCTTACTGGCGCAAAGGTGCTCGCAAGCCCAGATACCACCAATGCATGGTTACAGATCACCGCCAAAAATGCTGGTGCAGAACTTATTGCTGCTGCCGATCCTGTCGCGCTGCCTAAAGCGCAAAAAAATCAAGCAGAACTTGGTGGCATGAAGGCCTGTCATATTCGTGATGGCGTCGCCGTTAGCCGTTTTCTTGCTTGGCTCGATAGCGAAGTTGAGGCAGAACGTCTATATGATGAAGGGCAACTTGCCGATAAACTAGAAGGCTTCCGCTTAGAAGATCCGCTATATCAAGAGCCAAGTTTCGATACTATTTCAGCCGCAGGCGCCAACGCAGCGATGTGTCATTACAACCACAACGATGGCACGCCGGCACAGATGAGCATGAACAGTATCTATCTAGTCGATTCTGGTGCTCAGTACCTAGATGGCACTACCGATGTCACTCGTACCATTGCCATAGGTGAAGTGACTGATGAACAGCGTAAAATGGTGACTTTGGTATTAAAAGGCCATATCGCCATTGATCAAGCTAAGTTTCCACTGGGCACATCGGGGCAACAGTTAGACTCATTCGCTCGCCAGTACCTGTGGCAACATGGTTTTGATTTCGATCATGGTACAGGTCATGGTGTAGGCCACTACCTCAGCGTCCATGAGGGGCCACAAGGTATTGCTAAGAATAGAAGCGCTATCGCTTTATTGCCGGGTATGGTGTTATCAAATGAGCCAGGCTATTACCGTGCCAATGAATTCGGTATTCGGCTGGAAAACTTAGTCGCAGTGCGTCCATCAGTCACCTTAGCCAATAGTGAGCGTGAAATGTTGGAGTTTGAAGCACTAACTTTTATCCCTATGGATGCTCGACTGATAGATAAGAGCTTACTGACTAGCGCTGAAATTGAGTGGTTCAACCAATACCACCAGCAGGTGCGAGAAAAGCTAACTCCACACATGCAAGGCACAGAACTGGCTTGGCTCAACAAGGTTACCGCAGCGATATAA
- a CDS encoding FKBP-type peptidyl-prolyl cis-trans isomerase produces MKMILAVVVIACVIFYFFTSMNNQKAAKENIELGNAFLAENKLKEGVTTTASGLQYQVLAAGDGTVHPKASDTVTVHYHGTLIDGTVFDSSVERGEPIGFPLNRVIKGWTEGVQLMVVGEKARFFIPSELAYGNRSAGKIAGGSTLIFDVELISID; encoded by the coding sequence ATGAAAATGATCCTCGCCGTAGTCGTCATTGCCTGCGTAATTTTTTACTTCTTTACTTCAATGAATAACCAAAAAGCAGCTAAAGAGAATATTGAACTGGGTAATGCCTTTCTAGCAGAGAACAAGTTGAAAGAGGGTGTCACCACCACCGCGTCAGGGTTGCAGTATCAGGTATTGGCGGCGGGCGATGGTACTGTCCATCCCAAGGCAAGTGATACTGTTACCGTTCACTACCATGGCACTTTAATCGACGGCACCGTATTTGATAGCTCTGTTGAGCGCGGCGAGCCAATAGGCTTTCCATTAAATCGCGTGATTAAGGGCTGGACAGAAGGTGTGCAACTGATGGTTGTTGGCGAGAAAGCACGCTTTTTTATTCCAAGTGAATTAGCCTACGGCAATCGCAGTGCTGGAAAAATTGCTGGCGGTTCAACGCTAATTTTTGATGTCGAGCTCATCAGTATCGATTAA
- a CDS encoding hotdog fold domain-containing protein gives MSNSTNNKPSNKPTKVMSLYKRITRLPFGNKIFSLMVCRMAPYFGTVKPFISELKVNKCVCLIKKRKLVHNHIQTVHVIAICNGLEMAMGTMAEASIPSHLRWIPKGMSVDYTAKAGSDITCIAEVKPEQWVVGDMLVPVTAYDTDGVAVVQGTIKLWISEKPLRK, from the coding sequence ATGAGCAATTCAACTAATAACAAGCCAAGCAACAAACCGACCAAGGTGATGTCTCTATACAAGCGAATTACTCGCTTACCCTTTGGCAACAAGATATTTTCACTCATGGTCTGCCGCATGGCCCCTTACTTCGGTACAGTAAAACCTTTTATCAGTGAATTAAAAGTGAATAAATGCGTTTGTCTTATTAAAAAACGTAAATTAGTCCACAACCATATTCAAACTGTGCATGTAATCGCAATTTGTAATGGTCTCGAGATGGCAATGGGCACCATGGCAGAAGCTTCGATTCCGAGTCACTTACGTTGGATCCCTAAGGGGATGAGTGTTGATTACACTGCTAAAGCGGGCAGTGATATCACTTGTATTGCTGAAGTAAAGCCTGAGCAATGGGTGGTTGGTGACATGTTAGTGCCAGTAACGGCATATGATACAGACGGCGTAGCAGTGGTGCAGGGCACAATTAAGCTATGGATCTCAGAAAAACCATTGAGAAAATAA
- a CDS encoding DEAD/DEAH box helicase has protein sequence MRFESFSFAPEILRAISECGYQKMTPIQQQAIPAVRRGQDVLASAQTGTGKTAAFSLPILQKMLDNPSATQRSNARALILTPTRELAAQIADNINDYAKYLEVNVVTIVGGVKMDSQATKLKRGADIIIATPGRLLEHIVACNLSLSNVDFLVLDEADRMLDMGFSADIQKILQAVNSKRQNLMFSATFSAPVKKLASEMMVKPNVITADKQNTTADTVSQVIYPVEQRRKRELLSELIGKKNWQQVLVFTATRDAADKLEKELNLDGIPTAVVHGEKAQGSRRRALREFKEGKMRVLVATEVAARGLDIQDLEYVVNYDLPFLAEDYVHRIGRTGRAGKSGVAISFVSREEERTLADIEKLIGQKLRRVTVPGYEVGSRDLLIKQLQTRRSFAKKQQRADNAGAQVIAEKNMQGRRVKVKNASPAKIKKIK, from the coding sequence ATGAGATTTGAATCTTTTAGTTTTGCTCCCGAGATTTTGCGCGCCATCTCTGAATGTGGTTATCAAAAAATGACACCTATTCAGCAGCAGGCAATTCCAGCGGTTCGCCGTGGTCAGGATGTGTTAGCTAGCGCCCAAACCGGTACAGGTAAAACGGCTGCATTTTCACTGCCTATCTTGCAAAAAATGCTCGATAACCCAAGCGCGACGCAGCGCTCTAACGCCCGAGCGTTAATCTTAACGCCTACTCGCGAGTTAGCAGCGCAAATTGCCGACAACATCAATGATTACGCGAAATACCTTGAGGTCAATGTCGTCACTATTGTCGGCGGCGTAAAAATGGATAGCCAGGCCACTAAGTTAAAGCGCGGTGCCGATATTATTATCGCTACGCCAGGTCGCTTACTTGAGCATATCGTTGCCTGTAATCTTAGCCTTTCAAATGTCGACTTTTTAGTACTCGATGAAGCTGACCGTATGCTAGATATGGGTTTTAGTGCCGATATCCAAAAAATTCTACAAGCAGTGAACAGCAAGCGTCAGAACTTAATGTTCTCAGCCACCTTCTCTGCTCCTGTGAAAAAGCTTGCCAGTGAGATGATGGTAAAACCCAACGTCATCACAGCTGACAAACAGAACACCACCGCAGATACCGTTAGCCAAGTTATATACCCAGTAGAGCAACGTCGTAAGCGCGAGCTACTTTCAGAACTTATCGGAAAGAAAAACTGGCAACAAGTATTGGTGTTTACAGCCACCCGTGATGCCGCAGATAAACTCGAGAAAGAGCTAAATCTAGATGGTATTCCTACAGCAGTCGTACACGGCGAAAAGGCGCAAGGTAGCCGACGTCGTGCACTGCGTGAATTTAAAGAAGGTAAAATGCGCGTGCTAGTTGCAACCGAAGTAGCAGCTCGCGGCCTCGACATTCAAGACCTTGAATACGTAGTCAACTACGACCTACCTTTTCTTGCAGAAGATTATGTTCATCGTATAGGCCGTACTGGCCGAGCAGGTAAATCTGGCGTTGCCATCTCATTTGTCAGTCGTGAAGAGGAACGTACATTAGCTGATATTGAAAAATTGATTGGCCAAAAGCTACGCCGTGTAACGGTTCCAGGTTACGAGGTGGGTAGTCGAGATCTGTTGATTAAACAGCTGCAAACTCGTCGCAGCTTTGCCAAGAAGCAGCAACGTGCCGACAATGCTGGCGCTCAAGTGATTGCCGAGAAAAACATGCAAGGCCGTCGCGTGAAAGTGAAAAATGCCTCACCGGCAAAAATAAAGAAGATAAAATAA
- a CDS encoding MFS transporter, translating into MPFNVWVLTLAQAFAMSATPMMMLLGGIIGAEIAPSPELATLPIASMVIGVALSIFPVSKLMQAFGRKRVFIFGALVAACSGAIAAVATSQQNFLLFCLSGMMLGSAGAVVQQYRFAAMESVSESLAAKAASRVLLGGLVAAIIGPELAVIGGILSDQAYVGAFFFLTMVSLIAALILCFYREAKIECNPTKEFTGTTGRPLGAILLQPRIWVAIAGATLGYAMMSFVMTATPLHMHHIEHHSLADTKWVIQSHIIAMYLPSLISGALVVRIGVSKMMLLGLLAYVITIVTALLGHDLLNYWAALVLLGLGWNFLFVAGTALLPRCYNKDERYKVQAFNDSFVFGAQAMASLSAGWVIYVLGWEILLISCLPLIAALLLLIAWWKLSKSRMLQKDR; encoded by the coding sequence ATGCCATTTAATGTATGGGTACTAACGTTGGCACAGGCATTTGCCATGAGTGCCACGCCAATGATGATGTTGTTAGGCGGTATTATCGGTGCTGAGATCGCGCCATCACCAGAGTTGGCAACTTTGCCGATAGCTTCTATGGTAATCGGCGTGGCGTTGTCTATTTTTCCAGTGTCTAAGTTAATGCAGGCTTTTGGTAGAAAGCGAGTCTTTATATTTGGCGCATTGGTGGCAGCATGCTCTGGGGCAATAGCTGCTGTTGCGACGTCACAGCAAAATTTTTTGCTGTTTTGTTTAAGCGGAATGATGCTAGGTTCTGCAGGCGCTGTGGTGCAGCAATATCGTTTTGCTGCGATGGAGTCAGTGTCTGAAAGCTTGGCAGCTAAAGCGGCCTCGAGGGTACTACTTGGTGGGCTGGTGGCAGCCATAATTGGACCTGAATTGGCAGTAATAGGTGGCATCTTGTCTGATCAAGCTTATGTTGGCGCTTTTTTCTTTCTAACCATGGTGAGTTTGATTGCTGCGCTCATTCTATGTTTTTATCGGGAAGCAAAAATCGAGTGTAACCCTACCAAGGAATTCACTGGAACCACGGGCCGGCCTCTAGGCGCAATATTGTTACAACCACGAATTTGGGTGGCGATTGCGGGGGCAACTTTGGGCTATGCCATGATGAGTTTTGTGATGACGGCTACTCCGCTACATATGCACCATATTGAGCATCATTCGCTTGCCGATACTAAATGGGTTATTCAAAGTCATATTATCGCTATGTACCTGCCTTCATTAATCAGCGGTGCATTAGTGGTACGTATTGGTGTTTCTAAGATGATGTTGCTCGGCTTACTTGCGTATGTGATCACCATTGTTACCGCGCTGCTTGGGCATGATCTACTTAATTATTGGGCCGCACTGGTATTACTTGGTCTAGGTTGGAATTTTCTATTTGTGGCGGGCACTGCTTTGCTACCTCGCTGTTATAACAAGGATGAACGCTACAAGGTGCAAGCGTTTAACGATAGCTTTGTTTTTGGTGCGCAAGCGATGGCGTCGCTGAGTGCTGGTTGGGTGATTTATGTTCTAGGGTGGGAGATATTACTGATCAGCTGTTTACCACTGATTGCAGCCTTACTGTTACTCATCGCTTGGTGGAAACTATCCAAAAGTCGCATGTTACAAAAAGATCGCTAG
- a CDS encoding DUF368 domain-containing protein, whose protein sequence is MNYLKTYLKGMAMGAADVVPGVSGGTIAFITGILDQLLDSIKKIRPSLFSVIKQQGVKAAFMHINGPFLVCVFGGILTSILTLAKLITYLLHTHPIPVWSFFFGLIVISVVHMLKQVKGFSVGRLALFVLGVAIAWGITMLNPIALEMTYLNVFLGGCIAITAMILPGISGSFILLLLGLYTSVMGAVKGFDIAIMATFAAGAATGLLSFSHVLSLLLRKYHDATLVFLTGLMLGTLGKIWPWKEVLTFRENSKGEMVPLDERILSPFQYEHITGQPALLSYAIVAMLCGVLLVWGLEQFANKDRT, encoded by the coding sequence GTGAACTATTTAAAGACCTACCTTAAAGGGATGGCAATGGGAGCGGCTGATGTCGTACCTGGTGTTTCAGGTGGTACTATCGCCTTTATTACAGGCATTTTAGATCAACTGCTTGATAGCATAAAAAAGATTAGACCCTCTTTATTTAGCGTTATCAAGCAGCAAGGCGTTAAAGCGGCTTTTATGCACATTAATGGACCGTTTCTTGTATGTGTATTTGGTGGGATATTAACCAGTATTCTCACGTTAGCTAAGCTTATTACCTATCTACTGCATACTCATCCTATCCCCGTTTGGTCATTTTTCTTTGGGCTAATCGTAATATCTGTAGTGCACATGCTCAAACAGGTTAAGGGCTTCAGCGTTGGTCGGTTAGCCTTGTTCGTATTAGGGGTCGCCATTGCATGGGGGATCACTATGCTCAATCCTATTGCATTGGAGATGACCTACTTAAATGTGTTTCTCGGAGGCTGTATTGCCATTACCGCTATGATATTACCGGGGATCTCAGGCAGTTTTATTTTGTTGTTACTAGGGTTGTACACCTCGGTAATGGGAGCGGTTAAGGGATTTGATATTGCCATCATGGCAACATTTGCAGCAGGAGCCGCTACAGGCTTGTTGAGCTTTAGCCATGTATTGTCGCTATTATTACGTAAGTATCACGATGCAACATTGGTCTTCCTGACAGGGCTAATGTTGGGCACGCTGGGTAAGATTTGGCCTTGGAAAGAAGTACTGACTTTTCGTGAAAACTCAAAAGGTGAGATGGTGCCACTGGATGAGCGTATTTTGTCACCATTTCAGTATGAGCATATTACCGGTCAGCCTGCATTATTAAGCTATGCCATTGTCGCCATGCTATGCGGAGTCTTATTAGTATGGGGGCTTGAGCAATTCGCTAATAAAGACCGAACCTAA
- a CDS encoding DUF3634 family protein, which yields MTPTLLKIAFIAIGIFIVYKLIFSGKRGLTVFEMHFKEGRLNAHKGKIPEKFEKECRAIAKTNKLTCTIRAEKLNGVRLHVSANVGDDITQRIRNMFPFEYYDKKQVDNSRKSS from the coding sequence ATGACGCCAACGCTACTCAAAATCGCTTTTATTGCTATCGGTATCTTCATTGTCTACAAATTGATTTTCAGCGGTAAAAGAGGGTTAACCGTTTTTGAAATGCATTTTAAAGAAGGCAGATTAAACGCCCACAAAGGTAAGATCCCCGAGAAGTTTGAAAAAGAGTGCCGCGCTATCGCCAAAACTAACAAACTGACCTGTACCATTAGAGCTGAAAAACTCAACGGCGTCAGATTGCATGTATCAGCCAATGTCGGCGATGATATAACTCAAAGGATAAGAAATATGTTTCCCTTTGAGTATTACGATAAGAAGCAGGTCGATAACAGCCGTAAAAGCTCTTAA
- a CDS encoding cupin domain-containing protein yields MLNMDLSQRVVIRTQQQAWLASPSPTVFRKPLERAAAESGHTSSIVKYQAGASFKRHSHPLGEEILVLEGIFSDEDGDYPAGTYIRNPPGSSHAPFSKEGCVLLVKLNQFDKRDLQRVRINTRTNEWRAGIGGLQVMPLHEFEHEHIALVKWPAGERFQAHRHFGGEEIFVLSGEFADEHGAYPQYTWLRSPHNSEHFPFVIQETIIYVKTGHLYLKG; encoded by the coding sequence ATGTTAAATATGGATTTAAGCCAGCGAGTCGTCATTAGAACCCAGCAGCAAGCTTGGTTAGCAAGCCCGTCTCCAACAGTATTTCGTAAACCGTTAGAACGCGCAGCAGCCGAAAGCGGGCATACAAGCAGCATTGTTAAGTATCAAGCTGGGGCGAGTTTTAAACGTCACTCTCACCCATTAGGGGAGGAGATACTGGTATTGGAAGGGATATTCTCCGATGAAGACGGTGATTATCCTGCTGGCACTTATATTCGTAATCCCCCTGGGAGCAGTCATGCGCCGTTCAGCAAAGAGGGTTGTGTGCTGCTGGTAAAGTTAAACCAGTTCGATAAACGTGATTTACAAAGGGTGCGGATTAATACTCGCACTAATGAATGGCGAGCGGGGATCGGTGGTTTACAGGTGATGCCGCTGCATGAGTTTGAGCATGAACATATCGCTTTAGTTAAATGGCCTGCGGGCGAACGCTTTCAAGCACATCGGCACTTTGGCGGTGAAGAGATTTTTGTGCTAAGTGGCGAATTTGCCGATGAGCATGGCGCTTATCCACAATACACCTGGCTGAGAAGCCCACATAACAGTGAGCATTTTCCATTTGTAATACAAGAAACCATTATCTATGTAAAGACAGGCCACCTTTACCTTAAAGGGTAA